acagaagggaaaactgagccTTGAAAAGGTTTAGTGGCTAGAGTCACTGTggtactgtgatttataataagaaatatatatttggtccttGTTCCTTTCTGACacaaagctcctaaaacccttaggATTCCCTAAGTGTTGAGAGCCGtaaagtgtcttttgttatgttaataagGTGACTTCTAGCTGACACCtagggatgggggctggttgccagacaACCAACCCAGTGATTAGAGGGTTGAACTTTCAGTCCTACCCGTTGACCtttgaggggaagggaggaagggggaggggagaggacctggaggttgaatcaattacCAGTGGTCAgtaatttaatcaatcatgcctatgtaatgaagcctccataaaacccaaCGAGGACATGGTTTGGAGACATCTGGATTGGTGAACAGTGGAGATTGGGGAGAGTGGCTCACGTGCAGAGGGGATGGAAGCTCTGTGCACTTTCCCCATGCCTtaccctgtgcatctcttccatgtGGCTGTTCCcgagttatatccttttaaaataaacccacgatctagtaagtaaaatgtttctctgagtacTGTGAGCTGCTGTAGCAAATGAATCAAACTTGAGGAGGGTGTCCTTGGAACCTAGCCAGCTGGTCAGAGGTAGAGGTAACAACCCTCATTTAGGATTGACACCTCTGAAGTGGGGTGGGGGCtgtgcggggcggggggcagtcTTGTAAGTCTGAACCCTTAACCTGGAGAATCTGGTGCTATCTCTGGGTATATAGTGTCAGAATtaagttgaattgtaggacactcagctggtgtcctagagcaggggtccccaacaccTGGGCCACGGGCCTTtactgttaggaactgggccgcataGCAGGACATGCGTGGCGggcgggcgagtgagcgaagcttcatctgccgctccccatcactccccatcgctagcattactgcctgaaccatctcccCCGCTTCCCCcgatccgtggaaaaattgtcttccacaaaaccagtccctggtaccaaaaagtttggggacctcCGTACTAGAGAACTCCTACTTGGTGTAGGAACCTTCTCCGCCATCACTGGAATTGGTACCAAAACCTGTTTAGTCACATTCACAGCAAGTGGAAAAGTAAGGATTTGCCCCCAAGCAGTGTGCTCTAGAGACTGCAGCTGACCATTACACATAGAAATTGAGGTTTTCCTTTAAACTGGCAAATGGCagtttaaatataagaaaagtttAAGATCACGTTCACATTAACAACAGATTTTATAAAAGCAGTAGGAATATCATTAATAAGGAATCTTTGAATCTGTATTTGGTGTCATTTAATAATCTACTTGAATCATTTTATGTATTATCTTAAAATAAACTTGACAAGTGCTCTTAAAGTTCAgttgaaagaatagaaatagatGAGCAAGAATGGACCACAAACATTTGGAAAGAGAATAgtaatgggtggggctgaggagtGCTTTCCTTTCTAGACCTGGATGAAAAGCTGCTAAGTGGAATTGTTGGCCTGAGATAagtaacacatttttttctttgtttcagtaTTTTGGTTAAGATGGTTACATTGACTTATTTTCTTGACTGAATTCTATTATACTTATCTTTTAATGAGATTTCCTTATTGCTTCCCAAAtaaatctgtattagtttgctagggctacagtaacattaccacaaactgggtggcttaagcaaaagaaattttcttgtctcacagctctggaggctagaagttccagatcaaggtgtaggcaggtttggttccttctgagggttgtGAGGGCGAATCTGTTTCGTGCCGCTCTCCTAGcctctggtggtttgctggcaattcATGGTGTTCGTTGGCTTGTTAGGAACATCACCCTGATCACTGCCTTTGTCCTCACATGACATTCTCCGCATTTGCATGTCTTCCTTCTGCATGGGTCTGTCTCTGTGTacagatttcctcctttttaaggATATCAGTCATATTGAACTAGGGCTCCCCTAATAGCTTCATCTTGAgttgatcatctgcaaagaacttatttccaaatacggtcacattcacaagtactaggggttaggatttcaacattttttttaggGGACGCAATTCATCCCGTAACACTATCCCATTCTAGTTTTGACGATGCTACATTTCCTATGAAGGATCCCCACTGACATATTCAGCAGGACACACTTTCATCCTTCACCTCCTAAGGTAAAAGGTGATTAGTACACTTGGGGAGACTGCCTGATTCAGTGGCAGGGTGGAGGTTCAAGGTGCCTACAGTCTGCCTTGGAGCTGAGAAACAGTTGTAAGCTGATGATTGCTTTTTCACTAATCTCCCTCTGCTTCATCCAACCTCATTATTTTGCCAGTTTTTACCTTCTCATTTGGTAGTTCTGGTATAAGATCATATACTCAGTTTACTTAAGTCCAGAAAAAGCTGGTGCCTACGATGGGAGAACAGAAGTAAGTAATATGTAATCACCCCagacaccaccccccccccacatacCATCTTCTCTCAGGAACCTGAAAATCTAGTGATATAGGCAAAGAAACACATGATACAGAATGTGGCAAATACTAAGATAAAAGTTTGTTTAGATAGTTGCGAGAGCAGAGAAAAGAGAGGCACTTCCTTGAAGACACGAAGAGATGATgattgagctgagtcttgaagaatGAAGGGGAAGTCAAGAATAGGAAGGACGACCTCACACCATGTGGAGAGAGCTCAGAGTCGGGGTGGGAATCCGATTGGGGCCCTTGCCAGGCTGAGGGTTAGAGTGGGGGGTCTCCTACCCAGAGTCATTTTCCTCCCTCCGTCCCCAGACGCCATGGAGGTGGCGCTGCTCTTCCTGTGCGGCCTGCTGGCCCCGGCGGTCCTGGCCAATGCAGCtgagcaggagaaagaaaaggacccTTTTCACTGTGACTACCGGACACTGAGGATCGGGGGATTGGTGTTTGCTGTGGTCCTCTTCTCGGTGGGGATCCTGCTTATCCTAAGTCGCAGATGCAAGTGCAGTTTTAACCAGAAGCCGCGGGCTCCAGGGGACGAGGAGGCCCAGGTGGAGAACCTCATCACTGCAAATGCAACGGAGCCCCAGAAAGCAGAGAACTGAAGTGCAGCCCTCAGGCACAAAGAACCTGAAGGCAGCTGCTTGAACCTTTAGATGCAAATGCTGATGCTTAAGAAAACCGGCCACTTCAGCCACAGATCTTTCCCCAGGAGAAGCCAAGAACTTGTGTGTCCCCcgccctctccccaacccctagACACCTGTCCTCAACTTAATGATGCAACCCCTGCCTCCCTGCAGCCTGTGGTCTCGTCCACCTCctgtgacgtgtgtgtgtgtgtgtgtgtgtgtgtgtgtgtgtatgtgtgtgtgtgtctgatgaCTGTGGTCTTCATGGCTGCTTGTTCGTGGATGACACTGTATTTTAGTGAACCTGGCCCCACTTTCCTGGGCAGGAGCTCAGCCATGTGGCTGTCAGCTCGTCTCTGCTCTCCATGGCCCCATCACCTTCCATTCCTGGGAGTCTGCTTTGTCCCTAAGAGACCAGTTCCTTCTCTTGATTTAGGGGTGGATGGAGGAGTTGGGCACGGGCGGGAGTCTCCGATTGGCTTGGGACTTGGGAAGGTTTACATCACCTTTGTGATCCTTCTGCATGGCCCGTCTTCACTCCTTTTATAAGAACCTTGCTTCCATATTTGTCCCTGGATCAAGTCTGTTCTGAGGTCCCTTGGCAGTGAGAGGTTCCCAGCAAGGAGCTGATGAGCCCGCTTTTCCCTCGGGCAGCTACACCCCTTCCCTGGTGCCCATCTGCCCCACCTCACTCCGCCCCTGGGGAACGTGCCCCTTGCATATCTTCTCAGCAATAACCCCCGTGGGCTCTGGAACCCTACCCCCTTCTCTAGCCTTCCCTGCTCCCAAGACGCCCATCTCTAGCCCAGCTCGTCTGGACTCAGACTCCTGTTCCTGACCTGGGGCTCTGGCAGGTGATGGCTGAAGGGGTGCATTCAGCTGGGGCCAGTGCtctggggaggggcagctgggagaGCAGGGGTCCTTTGCTTCTCTGTCCGCATCCCATTGGCCAGGCAGCAGCGGGGGCTCCTGAACCCTCTGCTCGCCTGTCACTGGCCAGAACGGCAAGTGCGGCGGCTGTGCTGCGGGTTAGGGACCCGGCAGGACTCTGCGCAGccctgctgggggggggggggggaacagcACGAGGTCGAAGCTGGTGAAGAGAGTGGAAAATCAGACCCTGCCCCTCCCGCTCATCGTGTTCTCGTGGAAACTAACCAAACCGTGCCGCTGTGACCAGGACTGCTGTTCTCTGTGTCGTGATGTCTCCTCAACAACgatgaaaggaataaaaataccacttgcttcctaaaaaaaaaaaaaaagaataggaaggaCATTCAGgtagacaaaataataaaagcagactGAATTATCCTGTTCTCAGCCTTCTTTTCATTCAGTGCACCTTTGCATTATTTGCTGTGTAGCAAGTTCTAAGTGCTTgacatatatgattttatttcgTTCTCATAGCAACCTGGTGAGACAAATCCTAATAGtttccaatgaggaaactgagagattaaaaacttgcccagggtcattgGAGTTCAATCCCAAGTTGGAACCTAAATATTCATACTTGCCTTAAAGGAaagatggattttaaaataaggtcCCAGAGCGGATTCCCAGGCGCCTGGATTGGACACAGGAGTAGGATAGACCGTATCCAAAGATGGCAGAGTTTCAAGCTGAAGGGTAATCTAGATTCTGGAATGAAGCCAACATTGAAATTCAGCTAGGAAGTCCAAGTTGGACTTGCGTTTTCAGAAGATAGTCAGAAAAGTAGAACCCAATAGGACAGAAACCAGAGTTACCAGAACAGATCATGGGGGCTTGGAGTGGAGTGAAGGAGGTAGGTCCTAGTTGAAGTTGGTTTGAGCAGGCATTTCTGATTTTGACTATggatagaaaggaaaatattaaggaGATGAAGTTGACTCATACTTGATTTCTGTGCTATTTATAGCTAAGCAGGATGCACacaaacatatgtgtgtgtatgtgtgtgtgtttctatagTATCTGTACTCAGTGTGTTGTACTATCTATGTGCCAGACTACCTGGGTTAAGTCTtagctctgccatttcctagaTAGGTGACCATGGGCAACTTAGTTATTCTGTCAgtgcttctgttttcttgtctgtaaaataaggataacaatAGCATCTACATGTAAAACACATAGATCAGTGCCTAGTATACAGTAACTTCTCAATTAACAGTAGATGATAAATTCTTCAAGGAGTTTGTAATGAGGGAGACAGATCTAAGTAAAGATATTTAGAGTAGAATCTTAATGGTCATTTGTTGAGTGCCCCCTATGTTTAAGCCACGTGCTAGGAACATTTAGGAGTTATCCCGTTTCATCCTTAAGATATCACTAGTTCTTTTTTACAGAAGACAATACTGAGACAAAGAGAACAATATATGAGTATAGATGGTAGAACACTATCCCAGGACACTGTAATGACTCTATCTGGTGGTAGGTATGGGGGAAGGTCATGGAACACCTCATGGAGGTGTTAATTTTTTATCTACTGACTTGAAAGTACTGTATATaacttgtctgtttttgttcattCAAAATGATCTCTATGTAGATCAGAACTCTAGTTGCTATTGTTTGAGATGTCTCTACTCTCTTCAGTGGTCCTCTTTCATGATTTGATTTGGTTCTCTAGTTGTACATTGGTATATCGTATCTCTAATACTCAGTTAATTCCTAATTATACTTTTCCCCAAAGTCATCTCCTATCTTAAGCCTAGCTCGCTGAAGtctactgttatttttctttttctctaccgCATCTGTTCTCCGTGTGTGCTTGGACcacagaagggaaaataaaaaacaaacaaaagaaacaaaacactcaCTTGGCTAATTCACAGAGGTTTTATGCAGATTCATTCAAAGCCTCACACAAAGTCCTTTGTGATGTTTCTAAAAGGGTGAATGCGCTTGGTCAGtgtaaaggaaaacataacaTTTCATGAGGATTATATTTGCAAGCAAGTTGGCAGTCTGGCAGATATGGTGCAGTTACTGAGGGCAACATTTTGGGGTATAAACATCAAATAGATGGTAAGTGTCCTTGTCTTTAATTCATATCACTATTACCTTTGCAGGAACCTTTGCTTTGTAAGACTTGCCAACTGCAACAGCTCTTTTTTTGTCTCATTAACCCCTCTCAATATTCAAACATTACTTTGCTTACTGGCCCATAGCACTTTCACTTctctcctgcttaaaaaaaaaaaaaaagaaagaagcttaAGTAAGTTACTTGGCTGTTTCACTAGAAAGCTTTCAGGGATGCGGGACTCTGAAGGCTTCTGTATAAAATAATGTGTAATATTATTTCAAATACTGTGTTTACAGAGCTCATACTGCTAAGGATTAAAGGAATGTGCTGTGACAAATCTGATTCTGAGTAGGATTGCCTTCCCTAAAATAGATCAGTCGAATTCAAGTAGAACTTTTGATTTATGAGAATTAGGGCTTCCCAGGGCATTGTATAGTGCTCTATATAATGACAACAGATTGTTGTTTCCACTGAGACTCCCAGTGGAATCCAGCAAAGATCTCTCCGTTTGCAATATCATTGCTTCTGAGCAGGGACCAGGATATTCAGGCTTCTTCTCATGTGAGAGGCACACAGCTTTTGGAGGAAATAGAATTTTTTCTGGTAGGTGTTGGTTGCCCTAATGAGAAATGAGTGGAGGTGTACCTGGATGTTTTTGGTGAGGGTGAATTTTTCTCCTCCTGAAGGAAACTTTAACATAACTACTTCTCCCAAGTATTATTGAAATAGATTTTGCTATTTTAGAGAGTTCTAAAGTTCTCCCTCCTACTTCTTTGTGAGATGCatatatattgctttcatttttttctaccagaatttggattttttccatcaattaacaattttgaaattctaaaaatCCATTCAGTTGACTATATCATGTAGTTTTACTtgtcttaaaaaattattaaagaaatggtgCAAATAGGTATGAGACTTTTCACTATAAGCATCACACAGATAGATCATGGCTAAATGTGgggttaataattttaaaaatttttgataatttgttttTGATTATAAAACAATGATATCAAAGTGTACAGAATGTCCCATTTTTGATTGAGGTGTCATTAAAATCATATATAGAAGGATGCCAGGTAGGAGTAAGATGGTTCATTTTTCGTGCAGAGAATGAATGATAAGCTGCTCCATGACACTTGGATCCCTCATCAAGGCCTTAAAGAGTCGGGAAAGATTGGGGGAATGAATTGCCAAAGATATTTCTTTTAGAGAGCTATTGTGCTGTCGTGAGTCACCATTCCACTGACTTTAGGAGAAGGATGGTCTGTTCCCTCCCTCTCAAAGCTGGTTTGGGAAGACTTAAGTGAGGCGACCAGAACTCTAAATGTGTCTTCTACAGTTGGAAACCATAGAGGACTTATGTTTTCTTACATGTGAGAAAAACTAAAGCAGATCTAAGACTGAGGTCTGCCTCCTGCCTGAGAAATCTGGAGATGATAAAAGTTGACACATTGCTTTTTGACAAAGAGTGCTGATGTGTTTTGATTGACTTGTACTTGCAGAGTTTGTCAGGGCACATTTCCCATAGACTGAATATGGGCTACACAGGAGAAAAATGGCATGGAATCACCTGAGGATTTATCCAAAGGTTATCGTCAGAGAAAAGAGTCTGGAAATGTACCATTAATAGCCAGGGCTTAAGGAAACCATCTCAAATGACCATCAGGAATAGAATCACATGTGCCCTGCAGGAATCATCCTCTAAGTCCACAAAGTACCTCATCAAAAGTCAGCTTTCATTATTTGCCAGGTTCAGAGAGCACAAAGCCACTCATCCAAGTAAGTACATTTTTGTTCCCTTAACTCATGTACCTCAATCCCTTGACTCAACCTCTTGTTTGCCACACACAACTTTAATCCTGGAGACAGGCTAATTAGCAGCTAGTGAAAGGGGAAGACATTGCATATAGGGAAGTACAATAGAGTAGAATAGCAAAGGGATCAAATGGGAGAGAAATTGAGTAGAGAGTGTGGAGTAGAATAGCAAAGAGATCCCTTTCAATACAGCAGACTCCAGACCAAAGCAGGCTAAAGTTAATGAGGGTGGGTGGGCGGAAGTGAAACAATTTAATGCTAATTGAGGTTTAAAACTTATTGTTGTCCAGGGCTGGATATCCAAAACATGAGACCTATTGCGATTTTTATCTAGGACGAGGAATATTCATTCCactaaataaagtataaaatgaagGTGGGAGACAaatattatttgtgttttgtttgcaATGAATATGTTTCTGTTACAAAAACatcaatgaaatattaaataatgttaaataaagatACATCTTGGAATTTCCCTGTTTGGAAACATGATGAGATAGATTATTTGGACCAACCTTTGCGGTGGAATAATAACAACTAAAAATGctccataaaatagaaaaaaaaattttttaagcaccAAAGATCTAAAAAGACAGTAAAGATCAaccaaattaaaatgtaaataaaagctggaaccagaaggttaagAGGATCATTGAATCCCCCACTTTTCTCTGAGGAAGTTTGCCAAATGAGTTAAATTCAAGTGCAAATAGGATAACGTGGACAGGAAACAAACCTGGGACCCACTTTAGGTGGAGAGTCTAAAAGATAGCACTCCTCTTGTAGAGTTGGGAACCCCAAGGAATGTGGGAGGAGTAAAGGTAAACTGGCCTCATTCTTCCAGTGCAGATCTGTAAGGAAGATCATCTTGATGCTCTCCAAAGCAGAAGTGGAAACTCTCAGAGAGGTTATAACCACAATCTGGTTCTCATGTGTATTTGAAACCCAAATTTACATATGTTGATGGCTCCCCAAAATCTGAATTCTGTTTAATTGCTTCTGAACTGGGGGTATCCTTAAGGACCTgatagaaggaaattaaaagcttttctgCATAAAGTTACCTTCATGTTAGCCTCAAAGagtatctataaatatttttctaaggaaaattACTCAGTAACACTTACTAGCAATCACAGAAGGAAATAGGGTATCAATAGCAAGAACCAactaacaaaaca
The genomic region above belongs to Balaenoptera musculus isolate JJ_BM4_2016_0621 chromosome 10, mBalMus1.pri.v3, whole genome shotgun sequence and contains:
- the LOC118902629 gene encoding FXYD domain-containing ion transport regulator 6-like, translating into MEVALLFLCGLLAPAVLANAAEQEKEKDPFHCDYRTLRIGGLVFAVVLFSVGILLILSRRCKCSFNQKPRAPGDEEAQVENLITANATEPQKAEN